The DNA sequence GCCATGGCTTACACTTGTAAcactagctactcgggaggcagagatcgggaggatggcagttggaaaccagcccagagaaatagttctcgagaccctatctcaaaaaagcccatcataaaaaagggctggtggagtggctcaaggtgtaggtctttagttcaagttccagtactgaaaaaaaaatgatggtagGCAGATAACAGATTACCTAGGATTCCTGGCAGAAATAAACCCAAAATTAATCTAGAAGGACTGGTCTTCAACATAACCCCCATAGAATTCTGTACTTGAAGTCCCACTGGAGATGAATTTATGTGAATTGATTTTTTATATGCTTTATAGTTGTGAAATAGGTGTTCATCTTCAGAGAGAGTTAATAAATACTGTAAACAACAGAATGCCAGGAAAATCCAGATTAAAGAACTATCAGATatgttacaaaaatatttttactactgggtatggtggctcatgtctgtaatcccagctccttgggagatggagatcaggaggatcacagttttggCCAAAAGTTAggaagatcccatctcagccaataaagctggacatggtggtgatcacctgtcatcccagcaatgtagggagcataaatagaaggattgcagcccaggccagccctgacataaatgtgagaccctattcaaaaaataaattaaaaggactgggggatggctcaagtggtagagtgcctacttagcaagcacaaggccctaagttcaaaccccagtactgcaatacaactatatatatacagttatatatataattgtgtGTAATGGACCTTGGATGATTATGATGCATTCACATAAGTATAGCAATTATAACTATTATACCACTCCAATGGGGGCTGTTGGTAAGTGGGAGACCATGCATATCTGGGGCAGACAGTACATGGAAAATTTCTCTGTCCTCCTCTCATTTTTGTTGAAcctaaaacttctctaaaaaatgaaattatttttaagtatgtttaaaataattaaatacaataaagaatttaaagcataagaaaatacagaaggaaaataactcaatagaactataagaaattagaaatatatcCATTGGCATTTGAAAAATCAATTACTGGTATAGGTTAATACTAGATTTAGCTAaggataaaacacaaaaaagataatAGATTAACAAGGTAGAATTTCTCAGGTAAGATCAGTTTTGTTTCCAGTCTAAAATTCCAGGTCTTGGGCATTCAGCACTGGCATTGAGCCTCTCTCTGCAACTATCTGGGACTGGTTCTTCTTCTGCCTTTCTGTTTCAACTTCTGGTAAGTAGCACATGTTCTTTTGGTTCTTTAAGCTGCTCCAGCCACCAATACACAATCCcagcaaggagaaaaagaaagggatgaaaagagaaaaggagtggGAAACAAAATGTATGGgtctatcctttaaaaaaaacttagagGTAGTTCCACTGGCATCCTACTGCTCAGAAGTGAATCAGATGGTCACAGTTATGTGCAAGAGAGACTGGGATACTTATTCTGGTCATGGATTCCACTCAAAAAAAGTAGGAGTTGTATAATATGGAAAGAAACAGTACAGATATGGAAGCAAATTAGCAGATGGCaaacaatgcatttaaaaatactgaaaagacAAAGCATTAACTGAAAAATATAATCATCCCTTGACATCCATGGGAGACAGGTCTCAGGATCCCTGGGAATACTGAAATTCaaggatgctcaagtctcttatataaaatgacacaATATTTGCACATAACCTATGCATATCATCCCATAGACATTAAATTGTCTCTGAGTTACTTGTAATAACTAGTACAATGTAAATGcaatataaatagttgttatactgtattgttcagggaataaccacaagaaaaaaatctattcatgttcagtacagatgcaattcttttgaatattttcaaatccACATTTGGTTCAGCCCATGAATATAGAACCCAGAGATACAGAGGGCTGACTGTATGTTGAAATGGTTTAGAATGTACTGACTTTAGGATATGGAATGTGGAAGTTCTACCTATAACTAATGAGCTTTCCAGAAGGAGACCTAAGAAATAATGAGCGAGAGGCAATATGGGAAGACATATTAGCTCTAAATTTTCAAGACTGAATGACAGTCCTAAATTCTCAGAAACACAAGTCTCaggaaaatcataaaaaaaaaagtgccggACAATGTAATAGAttacctcccccccaaaaaagaaaattaggctGACAGCATCCTCCCAGCCACCAGTGTCACAAAATAGTGTAATCTTGTCTCCAAAGGGACCCACGGCAGTATCTGCCAACCTAGAATTCTACATCCGGCTAAATTATCACTTAAGGGCGAGAACCAAGTTAAGATAGTTTTAGATAAGAATTGATCTTACCATGAGCAGAGAGTGGCTAAAAGAATGACCGAAGTATTTAATTcaggaagaaggaaacagaatcTAGAAGGAAAGAATGATCTACATCAATGGTAAGGAAGAATAGCAGAAAGGatgaaatgtgaataaaataGCAAGCATTGACAATGTAAAATAGCATAAGTAATGACGGGCAATTGGGGGTGTTAAGATAACACTATATTTCACTTTTTACCTTTCACTCTCCATGCATGAAGTGTACATAATACACCATATAGAGTTCTGACCTCCTTATAACCAGTTTATTCCCAGCAAACATCAGCATAGATTAAGATTTCCAACTCTAGTCCCCTCTGACACCACATGATAGCAAATTGCCTGGATCCTTTACTTCCaaattccctgctcttttttttttttgttattaaggCTGAAAAAATGATGGTGGTAGACACAGAAAGGGGCAAAAAGTAAAACTACTGGGAAGGGAAAGGCAATATAGTTTGGTATCTGtttagatacaaaatcaacagagGAAAAAGTCAAAGATTTTACCACGGTTTTCAGTGTGGATAGTGACAACATCCCCACCTCCTGAAGCAGAGAAATCTGAATGAAAATATACTAATTTGAGAAATAGTTATGTTTAGCAGAtgcagaaggccaaaggccacatgttttctgtcatttgtggaatatagacctaatacaaatacagcaatattatgaaaaacaggtcacatgtAGGGAAGTCACATACGAGAAGGGGAGTTAAAAGGTGAAGATAGTTAATGTAGtctctatacaagagtgaatatgggattttaaaccagttgaaaccatcataagaaagggactaagatagaaagaagaaaaatagaggagatgatccaaattgggctataatacaaacgtggaagtgccacaaggaaactttcTATATAGATATCTCAAACAatcaaaagtgtcatttttttattttctttcttacaaaattggagaacaggaaggcaaaagagATTCTGCTGGGTAGGGGGATACTAGTAAgaggggggaaggaggtggggaaatgatgGAGAGTGaatgtggtacaaatactgtgtacacatgtatgtaaatggaaaaatgctgctgaaactattccaggcatggggggaagggggatgaaggagaatggtggagggagtgaattcaagtatgatatatttgacatattgtgagaatttttgtaagtgccacaatgtaccccacccagcacaacaattttaaaaaagaatggttttcacatcaaagtaaaaaaaagaaaagttatgttTAGTGTGAGATGTGTTTGCGATATCCAAATGAAACTACTCCACAAGAATCAGATTGTTAACCTGCAATTTTCAGAAAATGCCTGGTTAGAGAGAGATTCTGTAGCCATCATCCAGGTGACATCTTTCTATCTGGAATCCTAGCCAAGGGCCTAAAAAGTGTGagaaatgcatgaatgaatgagtgagatTTCTCTGTAGAAAGAAAAGGTCAGAACCTTAGGTCTAATTGTAGATTAGAAGTAGAACCAGGAAAGAAACCaacagaaaagaaaggggaaaagcccaacaaattaaaaatcactGTGGGGAGTGTCAGGCTTGGAATGGAGGAGCAGGAGTGGACCAGCCATGGGCAGTGCTGGACCCAAGGCTAGCACCCAGGGAACTGAGTAGAGCCTGAGAGATAATTGGTGACCAGAGTGAGATGATATAAAAGAATCATTGATGGGACAaggaatatgtaaataaaatacagaactgTGAATAAAAGTCTTTGAAATTTTGGGaacccaaggaaaaaaaatatgtgagCACGGTAGCTACAGATAAAGTGTATGCCCCATTTTCTTAAGCTAAGATAGCTTTAATATGATTGAAAAAATAGGAGATATATTTAGCAAACTCCCAAAATGCCATATCCAACCCAGGATAAGTTCTAGGAACTGTAAGGAGTCATACGAGGTGAGGCCCTGCCTTACCTGTTCTCTGGGCCAGCTATTTATATAACCTCACCTGCCCTGGCCTCCTGGAGCTAAAGCCATGCAAAATTGTTTACTACAAATCACATGTTCCCTGGTCTTTCACTTTGGTATTGTTTACTTTGACTTAAATATGTTTTTTATGTTCTCAGCCTGACCAACTCCTACACATCCTTCAGGATTAAGTTCAAGCAATACCTTTTGCCCATCCCTCAGTTAAATGAGCCATCACCTCTCAGCGGTGCTGACTTCAAGCATTTATCACACTACACAGTATTGTTATACTTAGctctctcaataaaatactggagaAGAGTTACTTTTTTATATCAAAACACACCCactacatagtaagtgctcaagaaatttttaatgaatgaaagaTTACCGTAATGAATGATCAGAAAACCAGTTAGAGGAATGGAGTGCCAGGAGATGGTTAATTCTTGCCATTCAGGTGCACATAATCACTTTTAATATGAGTAGGAAAATagcatttagaaaaaaagaaagaaaatgcctttGAACACTCCAAATAAAGTTTCCAGACAAGCAGAGCTAACACAGATACTTCACTGGCAATAGAATTAATatgtttttaagaataaaagacATCATTAAATGAGATGGATTAGAAGCCACTGTTCTTGCCCTGATGTAATGTTTATAAAAGAGGATATACTTGCTTTTCTAGAGCCAGTTAGTTCAATTCATCTTGAACCAAGGTGACATATTTCAGATTTATCACAGTCAAATCATTCTACTCTGCTGCAGTGTCACCTATAGAAGAAGGGATGTTTTTATTACTCACTGTGAATGCCAGTTTGCCTGTTCAACCTGTTCCACTAAATTAAGGTGAAACTGCTATCCCCCAAGATGGAATTTCTTACTATAACTGCTCAATGAATTTGATACCAAAATGGATCAGGAACTGGAAGGAAGATCCTGTATGACTAACCTGACTTGATGACACCCTATAGCTTTTGTTGTCTTATATTATCCTGGTTCTCTTCCACCTAGATTTCTAGAAACTAAGACTTGGAAGTAGCCTTATCAACTATCTAGGCCAAATCTTTGAGTAATTTCTCTAACTTCATCATCTTTTCCTGCTTCTTGGAACTCACCTTACCCCTTATGGCTTAGTTTCACCCTCAACTCACCTCTTAAGCTTCTGTTTtgcccattcattcactcattcatttgccTGACATATATTTAATTAAGTACCTCtgatgtctttgtttttgttctttaccCTGCGCTTACTGTGATGAGCAAGGCAGGCCAGTTCTGTTTTCTCATTACTTTCATTGCAGAAATGAGACCATTTTCATTGCCAAGGATTGGTCTCCCGTTTCTGTAGGGCTTATTCCTATTTATCTTAGTTATGGTCATCTCAGTTGTTAAGTATTCTGTGTCTGGAGTTATAGTTCCATATCACTGATTCATGGTCATGTCCTGTCAGCACCTCAAATCCAACATGTCATGGACAGGACTTAACCATCTTCTTCCCCCATGCCTGTTCCTTCTTATGATTCTTCCATTTTCTGTCAATGTTACCATCATTTCCCAGTCACCAGGCACAACGCCTCAGAAACAGCccagtttcttcctcttcctcaacCCCAATTCTGCACCCAATTCTAGCCTTCCTCCTTCTGGACAAATGCTTTTCacatttgtcatttccttttcttaccCAATGCCATTTGCCAGGCTCATTTCAAACCTGGGCCATTGGCATTTTCTCCATGCATTTCTAGAGCATCCTAATCATTACTACCTAATTAATTTTCAGAGTATGTCAGAGAGTACTAAAGATATTATGTAGGTCAACTTCTATCTTTCTAAAGTACTTCTTTCGCTGGGATGTAGCTCcgtggcacagcacttgcctagcatgtgcgaggccctgggttcgatcccagcaccaaaaaaaaaaaccaaaaaaaactaaagtacTTCTTTCAGGGCCATTTTCTTATACCATACATAGGATATTGTTTAAATTCTTTGAATTGGCACTCAAAACCATCTATGATCTGGCCTTCTGCCTGCTTATCTCAGACTCCCTCGCTCTGTCTAAATTGGATAGTATTTCACTCCTTTCCAGAAATGCATAATATAACACAGTGTTCAGAATGTTGATTTTGAAGTAAGAAGCACCTATTCCGAAACCTTGTTCTGCCAATTATAAGCTGTGCAATCTTAGGATGGCTACCCAACAACTTTGTTTCAGTTATCTTATCAAGAAAAGGTGGGGGAATCTTGCCTTGTGAGAGAGTTGAGAGGATTGAATGAAATAATTCCAAGCTCTTAGTATATTATTGACCTCACTAGCAAACCAGAATGACAAGCAACAGGAATTCCAAGCTATTTTCCTAGTAGTGAAATTGTCCACTGGGGGCAATATAACTTGCAGTATCCCTTGAACACCAGAACTTTATGCATATGAAGGAGGAACCCTATAACCATGTGTTTTCCTTCTACTGAGTTTCAGTGTTATGTGGGATAAGAGAAAACCACCATCCTCACAGTTGGCCATTTAATGGATATGAACTTGCCTGTGTGCAAAGATATGTACTCCCATTCTAATTCATGTACCTCTTTGTGAGTACACCTTTCTTTCCCAAAACCCAGGCCGTAGCTTCCTGTTTAGGGGTTGCCTCTTGTCCACAGATTAGCTTTCTAATCTATTCTGAGTCAGGCagtcctcccttcctgcctcactGCCCATCAAGTCCTGAGACCTGAGGCTTCAACACACATCACTAGTGTGGAGGAGGCAGGACCTTGGTGATATCATGTGTTTGTAAACAGCTTCCACAAATCACCTCCCACTGGAAATTACAGAGTCTTCAAGATGTAAATGAGGGCCCCTCCCACACAGAGTGGGACTACCCTGCAGAGCCTTCCTGGCATGGGGTCATTTGGAAAGCCTTAAACAGCCTATGAATCAATGAGCATTTCTAACTTTGCCTTTGAGCAAATACCTTCGGCAGCTGACTGCTGGGTGGATGGCATGACAGAGCTCACAAGTCATTGGGTCACTGATGCCACAGCAGCCGAGAAGGCAAGCTGCAATTTTCTAAGAGCCTAGGTGTGTCCACAGAGACCCAAGTGTCCCTTCCACTGGGTGGTGATGATTTCCAAGGCTGTAAAGCATGACACTGATTTGTGAGAGCGTGGACTTTGGTGTCAGACAGATCTCACTTTAAGTCTAATCTCTGTCAGTCACCATCAGGGGCCTTGAACATTTGCTAGCTGTGCTACTTTGTAACAAATAACTGAAACTCTCTGAATCCTAGTttacaaacatatttttaaaaatatgtttaaaaataggGACATTATAGTCTTTTTTGAGGTGACTAAGGATTAAGTGAGAATATATAAAATGCCTTGTAATGAAGTTAATATCCAataaatgatagctattttaTTACCATTATTAACACCATTATAATCTCTTCCTTTCTAAATCTGGAAGACATCATGCAGAGGCATCTTGCCTAAAATGAGCAGTAAAATCCATGCCCACAGGGCTGACTTTCTGTCCTATTTAGGAtgaccccaccaccaccactcccaCAGCCAGCTCTGGAGAATGACAGTCCCATATTTCTGTACACAACAAGTGGAACTCCACAGGATGCCAGAAACCCATGGCTCCTGGTCACATCTCAGGGGCACAGATGGGACCTGGAAAGAGCAGCTCCCAGTTTCCTTGAAGACTCAACCTGGAAAAAGTTTCCTCATCTAGCAAACAAGAGTCAATAATCCTCCCTGgcccaaaaaaagtagaaaaaggaaaagatgaagaaggagtaaggggaggaagaagaaggggggaggaaaaagaagggggaaagaagaagggagaagatggaaaaaaggaggaggagaggaagaagaaaggagaaggagaaaaaggagaagagaggggaagggagaagaggagggaaaagggaagagggagagggaagaggaggaaggagagaggagcgAGAAAGAGAACTTAGCTGGACTGATTCCAAAACCCCCAGAAGTTGCTAACCCAAACCTTAGCCACACACCTGCCTGGGTTTGGTAGAAATGGGGTGAGCACCTCAGAGGCAAGGCTTGGGAGAGCTTAGAGGGACCAAGTAGAGCAGAGCACTTAAAAGAATAAGCCGTGATCACGATGGTAGCTTCAGTCTTCTCCATCAGTCATAGCTAAATGACTTTGAGCAACTTACTTAACCTcagtttctcttctgtaaaatgggcatgaCAGCACACACCTCTGTGAGTCATTGCAAGAATTAGATGCGGCTTTCGCCATGCAAAATACTTAACACTCGATATGCAATATGCAATAATTACGCGATATGAAATAACTATGATAAAACCACATTCTGTTCAGTCATGCATTGTGGAAAGGGTAATAGAACAAGAATAATGAATGCTCAAATGAAGgactaaataagaaaagaagtgtTCTCAAGAGGTAGAAGCTTTATTATGATGTCTTCACGGGACAATCAAATCAGTAGGCATccattgagcacctgctgtgcgcAAGCCCCTGCAAATAACAGAACCCAGCGTCCCACCCATGGCTCTTGGATCCCCAGGGGAGGAAAATCACGTAGGGAGTCAAGTAGTTTGGGGGTGCCGAGAACAGGGGGATTTCTGAACATCAAAGTGCAATAAACTCCGAGGTCCAGCCACGCATAGGGGGCTGTTAGTACTTCAGGGGGGAGACGGGGTGTAAAGCAGCAGGTGGCGGGCCGCTCTTGGCTGGCAGTAGCTTAGACTCAGGTCTTGCGGGGCCGCGGGCAGTGTCAGCAGCCACCAGAACAGCAGCCCGAGCTCTGGTTGTTGCAGGAGCGCTGGCTCCCGCTCCCGCAGCAGCAGCATCCGCCCTGCCGGCGACGCCTCCTTGGAAAGCAACAGCATCCGGTGGAGCTGGAGCCGCAGCAGCCTGAGTCGCCACCGCAGCCGCAGCGCCTTCCTGATCTGGAGCCACAGCAGCCGCCGCcacagcaggaggaggaggaggcggccGGGGCGGGCGCCGGGGCCGGGCACGGAGTGGGGCCCTGGGAAGACCCCTTGGAAAAGCCTTTGGCGGAAGAAGCGCACTGCTGGGACATGGCGGAGCTCGTCAAGGCGAACCTGGAAGAAAAGACAGACTTTTAAAACCAGCACACGTTTTCTTTCCAACAGTAGAAGTTGAGACTTCCGAAAATGGCTTAGTGAGCAAGCCAGCCTGGCCTGGTGCCGTGGGGGGAGAGGTGAAGGGGtcatcaagaaagaagaaaagcaaaaaaaaacaaaccccaaacagGTGTTTATCCAGAAGATAAACATAGGCCAGGCTCAATGGCTCATGccaggctactcaggaggtgaagatctgGAGAATCGTAGTTCCAGGCAGCCTGAGCCAAAAGTTAGCTGAGACCTCCCCATCTCTATTagtctgggtgtggtgatgcccacacttgtcaccccagctatacaggaggatTGCTGTCAAAAACACAAGagcctattagaaaaataactaaagttggaggcatgactcaagtagtagagggctaCTGAATTCAAGTAGTACAGGCTCTGAAtttaaacccaataccaccaaagggaggggagaaagaaaggaaagaaaagatgccTAGAGCGAGAAACAGCTTATGCAAAGAATCAATGGTTTTCCCAGCCTCTGTGACTAGACTAAGGACCACCCAAGTTCTCCACAgtagaaaacaaagagaatattGCAACGATTTATCTGTATGGTCCAATCCAAAAACTTTTGactcttttcttctccccattTTACCCTGATCACAACCTTTCAAGTGACAttcacatagttgttagttttatataaacattttatcaCTTAGACACACAACTAGCATGTGCATCTGTCTCCTGTATTTAAAGAATCCATGAGCAGAGAAGCATGACCAGGTCATTCTTTCTTGTTTGTGCCTCTCATTCCCTGCAATTATAAGGTGAACAGGAGTATCCCTACCTAGGGAGCCAAAAGACCTGGGTTCTAGTCACAGCTCTTCTACAGACTTACTGGGTAACCTTGCAAGAGTAACCCCTGCCAGGCATCTGTATCCTCATTAGCACCATGAGAGGCTGGCCCACTTGAAGTTCAAGATGCTCTCCAGggcccttccttccccctctgTCTTTGATTCTTCCCAACCTCTTCCCCCAGGCCCCACTTGAACACTTACCAAACCCTGGCTCCACTGGAAgactcactcagttctccaacTGGAACTTGCCACTTGTTAGGCAGAGGACTGAGCAGTGTACAGTCAGAGAACCTTTTATAAGATTCCCATCAAGTGCAGGCTCTTGGGAGTGGCCCATTTCCCAATAGACATGCTCAGCTGACACTCACATCCCAGAGACATTCATCACTCAGGTAGTACTGTAGGTGGTGCACGTGGGCATCCAAGTCACTTCACAGAGGTGCCAGGATTGCTGTGGCATGTTTACTTTCCAAACAGGACACTGTTCATAGCTGGGAGGGCTGTGTATGTGCAAAGAAATGGCATGGGGCTCAAATGAGGAGAGGTCTAGAACCCCTCTGCTTTCCTGTACcacgtatacacacacactttcatgGTTCCACTTGCCCACACATCCATCACTGTGTAGTCATCTACTTTGGTAGTTTACTTGTTATCTTGATTCATATCTCTCTGGCACTTGGTCCTTGCCTCTGCAGGACAGACTGAAGGCTATGGAATAAGCCTTCTGAATTTCATCCAGATGTGTCCAGATGGAGTTAAATGAAGACGATGGTGGGATACGCTTATGGGAATCCCAGTGGTAATTTCTTTGTGTCAAGGACAATCCAAGCAAGGTTAAGGGACCATTAAGACCAGAATGTAGTCAGTGATCATATTCCTGTAATTTAGCCCTGGTGGGCCTGGAGAATTTGCAAAATGGCAAACCAGCCTGTAGACTCTACTTCTTACCCTACCTCCCACTCCCCATCTCCCTTTGAAGATAAGTTCTCCTTGGTGCCACTgctgaaaggaagggaagggaaggaggaagaaggaaggaaaaggaattaggaagggaagagaaggaggaaggtagGGAAAAGAGAAAGTCTTTTCCAAAGGTCCAAAAGTGTCTGTAATAATTGTTACTTTTAGGATGACTAACTTTTAAGAATTGAAGGAGAGACTGTGcatggtgttacatgcctgtaattccagttacatgGGAAGTATAGATAAGATTGTAGTCTAATGTTGGCCCTGAGCAGAAAGTGTGGGCCCCAatatgaaaagtaactaaagcaagggcttgtggaatagctcaagtggtagagtgcctgcctagcaagtgtgaggccctgagtccaaaccccagtaccagaaaaaaaaggaaagaaaagaattggaGGAGACTTTGAAGGTCAACTGCCTCAGAACTGCTTCATAATCAATGCAACTGACTGCTTGGCCACAGTTATGCATGTGAAATATGCAGAAGTCCAAGACTAAGAATTCAAGAGTTAATGGTGAGAGACAGGCTTGGGGTAAGCCAGCTGGGAGTGGCATGAGGAAACAGACAAGGAAAGGAAGTCGCAGAAGATACTAGTTTAATTTAACATGGATTTGGAGCCTGAATAACAGGTTGCTGTGCCTAGAACATCTCTTGGCAAGTACAGATGAGACATTCCAAAAAGTGAGGTCAGTattagaaaagagaaggaagtaatGAACTAACAAGGTGGATGCAGGTTCTCCTCTGAGAAACTGCAAAGTTCTTCCAGAGACTTGGGGAAGCAACTGTTCATCACATGGACTTACCATGACCTCCTGTGCTAATTTACTTTACCTATCAAAGGAGAAGCAAATTGTTTATCTTGTGTAGAGAATGCTGGTttgaaatcatttttactatCACAATATTTTTGAGTCTCTCCTGAAAGAATTAGCCTATTCATGAAAGAATACTACATAGAAACTCAAGTTCAGTGACAAGAGCCCCATCcctcacagtgtgtgtgtacacacacacccaAATCATGTGTGGGTAATCTTTGGCAGAGGTCTTTGTTCTCTTCTCAGATTCAAACCCAAAATTCCAAGATCCAGGGAAAATTAATCTTGCCTCCTAAACCCTCTCTTCTAGAAATACTCCACTCCCTGCCCCCAGCTCATTTCTCTGACCAACTGATAATAAACAAACTAGAGTGCTCTGTTCACTGGAGCCCACAATGAGCACCTCAGACCATCTTATTCCCAGGAATTAGGAGATAAACTTCTCCAAATTATGCCCCTTTCTTGAAGAAACCTCCCAGAATGTGGCCTTTCTGGGTACCACTAGCCTCCTCTTCTCGATCTATTCCTGACCCTCCTCATGTGAGCTGTGGTCAGACACACTGGTCTCAGGCATGACCTCAAGCTTCAAGTTCCCAACTTCAGAGTATTAAAAGGAATATTGTAACTTCAATGCCCAAGTGTGCTTCCCAAATAGATGTTTAAAGCATTTACTTgcacttaaaagaaggaaaggaagatggcTGGATGGTGGGGGTAGGGAGTGGAAGGAGTAAACAAAACATAACCAGGAAGCAGCAACATCAGGAACAAAAAGCTTTATTGTGACAGAGAAAATAGGTCTATAATTGAATTTCAGCTCCTTGTCCTCCAAAGAACTGTATCCAAGAGGGGAAACCAGGCCAGGGAATCTCAGCTGTGGAACTTCTAGATCTCATAGTGAATGAGCTTGGGCAGACAGAAACTCAAAAGCATTTCATAAACCCTCCACAGGAAGATGGAAGAGGAGAAGCGTCAGGCTAGG is a window from the Castor canadensis chromosome 11, mCasCan1.hap1v2, whole genome shotgun sequence genome containing:
- the Crct1 gene encoding cysteine-rich C-terminal protein 1 translates to MSQQCASSAKGFSKGSSQGPTPCPAPAPAPAASSSSCCGGGCCGSRSGRRCGCGGDSGCCGSSSTGCCCFPRRRRRQGGCCCCGSGSQRSCNNQSSGCCSGGC